The proteins below are encoded in one region of Methanofollis aquaemaris:
- a CDS encoding ribose 1,5-bisphosphate isomerase, translating into MLLNETADQIRSMKIRGAGRIARTAAAALRDYAETFEGSDLGSFRHGMDEAACTLLATRPTAVSLPNAVRFVMKAMDGTGTVPEAQSAITKAADSFLLSSKHAVEWIGEIGARHISDGDVVLTHCNSEAALACILTAHRQGKNLEVFATEVRPRNQGLLTIRTLNDAGVKTNYIVDSAVRSFINDVDLVITGADAVTVNGAVVNKIGTSQIALAAHEARTTMLVAAETYKFAPRSILGERIEIEERQTDEVLDPAVAATLPHVRVRNPAFDVTPARYVDEIVTEMGAIPPTMAYIIIRDHLGWGIEEFHKDFEFNERMQE; encoded by the coding sequence ATGTTGCTGAACGAGACCGCCGATCAGATCCGATCGATGAAAATCCGGGGCGCCGGACGGATCGCCCGTACGGCGGCTGCCGCCCTGAGAGACTATGCAGAAACTTTTGAAGGTTCTGATCTCGGATCATTCAGACATGGTATGGACGAAGCGGCCTGCACCCTGCTGGCCACCAGACCGACGGCTGTCTCCCTCCCCAATGCCGTCCGCTTTGTGATGAAGGCGATGGACGGGACAGGCACGGTTCCCGAAGCACAGAGTGCGATCACAAAGGCGGCCGACTCCTTCCTCCTCTCCTCGAAGCATGCGGTCGAGTGGATCGGCGAGATCGGTGCCCGCCATATCTCGGACGGCGACGTCGTCCTCACCCATTGCAACTCGGAGGCGGCCCTGGCCTGCATCCTTACCGCTCACCGGCAGGGCAAAAATCTGGAAGTCTTTGCAACGGAGGTGCGCCCGAGAAATCAGGGGCTGCTCACGATCCGAACCCTGAACGATGCCGGCGTGAAGACAAACTATATCGTCGACTCGGCGGTCCGCTCCTTTATCAACGATGTCGACCTGGTCATCACCGGGGCTGATGCGGTGACGGTGAACGGGGCGGTGGTGAACAAGATCGGCACCTCCCAGATCGCCCTGGCCGCCCATGAGGCGCGGACGACGATGCTGGTGGCGGCGGAGACCTACAAGTTCGCGCCACGATCGATCCTGGGGGAGCGGATCGAGATCGAGGAGCGGCAGACCGACGAGGTGCTGGACCCCGCGGTGGCGGCGACGCTCCCGCATGTGCGGGTCAGAAACCCGGCCTTCGACGTCACACCGGCACGGTACGTGGACGAGATCGTGACCGAGATGGGGGCGATCCCGCCGACGATGGCCTATATCATCATCAGAGATCATCTGGGCTGGGGGATCGAGGAGTTCCACAAGGATTTTGAGTTTAACGAGAGAATGCAGGAGTGA